A stretch of the Neisseria sp. DTU_2020_1000833_1_SI_GRL_NUU_006 genome encodes the following:
- the acnB gene encoding bifunctional aconitate hydratase 2/2-methylisocitrate dehydratase → MLEAYRKAASERAALGIPPLPLNAQQTADLVELLKNPPAGEGGFLVQLLAHRVPPGVDDAAKVKASFLAAVAEGSASSPLIPPEYATELLGTMLGGYNIHALIELLDDDKLAPIAAKGLKHTLLMFDSFHDVQEKAEKGNKYAQEVLQSWADAEWFTSRAKVPEKITVTVFKVDGETNTDDLSPAPDAWSRPDIPLHALAMLKNPRDGITPDKPGEVGPIKLLEELKAKGHPVAYVGDVVGTGSSRKSATNSVIWHTGEDIPFVPNKRFGGVCLGGKIAPIFFNTQEDSGALPIEVDVSALKMGDVVDILPYEGKIVKNGETVAEFELKSQVLLDEVQAGGRINLIIGRGLTAKAREALKLPASTEFRLPQAPAESNAGFTLAQKIVGRACGLPEGQGVRPGTYCEPRMTTVGSQDTTGPMTRDELKDLACLGFSADMVMQSFCHTAAYPKPVDVRTHKELPAFISTRGGVSLRPGDGIIHSWLNRLLLPDTVGTGGDSHTRFPIGISFPAGSGLVAFAAATGVMPLDMPESVLVRFSGRLQPGVTLRDLVNAIPLYAIKQGLLTVAKAGKKNIFSGRILEIEGLPDLKVEQAFELTDASAERSAAGCTVKLNKEPIIEYMKSNVVLMKNMIANGYQDSRTLERRIKAMEKWLANPELLEADKDAEYAAVIEINMDDIKEPIIACPNDPDDVCFMSERSGTKIDEVFIGSCMTNIGHFRAASKLLEDNSDIPVRLWVAPPTKMDAKELSDEGHYGVFGRAGARMEMPGCSLCMGNQARVHEGATVMSTSTRNFPNRLGKNTFVYLGSAELAAICSKLGKIPTVEEYRANIDIINEQGEKIYRYMNFNEIDSYNEVAETVNV, encoded by the coding sequence TATCCCGCCCCTCCCTTTGAACGCGCAGCAAACCGCCGATCTGGTTGAGCTGCTGAAAAACCCGCCCGCAGGCGAAGGCGGGTTCTTGGTTCAACTGCTCGCCCACCGTGTGCCGCCCGGTGTGGACGATGCCGCCAAAGTCAAAGCCTCATTCCTGGCTGCCGTTGCCGAAGGCAGCGCATCCAGCCCTCTGATTCCCCCCGAATATGCGACCGAACTCTTAGGTACGATGCTCGGCGGTTACAATATTCACGCCTTAATCGAACTTTTAGACGACGACAAACTCGCGCCCATTGCCGCCAAAGGTTTGAAACATACGCTTCTGATGTTCGATTCTTTCCACGACGTTCAGGAAAAAGCCGAGAAAGGCAACAAATACGCGCAGGAAGTTTTGCAATCTTGGGCAGATGCCGAATGGTTCACCTCACGCGCCAAAGTTCCCGAAAAAATCACCGTTACCGTCTTCAAAGTTGACGGCGAAACCAATACAGACGACCTTTCTCCCGCGCCTGACGCGTGGAGCCGTCCCGACATTCCGCTGCACGCGCTGGCGATGCTGAAAAACCCGCGCGACGGCATCACGCCCGACAAACCGGGCGAAGTCGGTCCGATTAAATTGTTGGAAGAACTCAAAGCCAAAGGTCATCCCGTTGCCTATGTCGGCGACGTGGTCGGTACCGGTTCTTCACGCAAATCCGCCACCAACTCCGTCATTTGGCATACCGGCGAAGACATTCCGTTCGTACCGAACAAACGTTTCGGCGGCGTATGCTTGGGCGGCAAAATCGCGCCGATTTTCTTCAATACTCAAGAAGACTCCGGCGCGCTGCCGATTGAAGTCGATGTTTCCGCGCTGAAAATGGGCGATGTCGTCGATATCCTGCCTTATGAAGGCAAAATCGTGAAAAACGGCGAAACCGTTGCCGAGTTTGAATTGAAATCACAAGTATTGCTGGACGAAGTACAAGCCGGCGGCCGTATCAATCTGATTATCGGCCGCGGTCTGACTGCCAAAGCACGCGAAGCCTTGAAACTGCCTGCTTCCACCGAATTCCGTCTGCCACAAGCACCTGCCGAAAGCAACGCGGGCTTTACTCTGGCACAAAAAATAGTCGGTCGTGCATGCGGTCTGCCCGAAGGACAAGGCGTACGCCCGGGTACTTACTGCGAGCCGCGCATGACGACGGTCGGCTCGCAAGACACTACCGGCCCGATGACCCGCGACGAGTTGAAAGACTTGGCTTGTTTGGGCTTCTCCGCCGATATGGTGATGCAGTCTTTCTGTCACACTGCCGCTTATCCGAAACCTGTCGATGTCAGAACCCATAAAGAACTGCCCGCCTTTATTTCCACCCGTGGCGGCGTATCTCTGCGTCCGGGCGACGGCATTATCCACTCATGGCTCAACCGTCTGCTGCTGCCTGATACCGTCGGCACCGGCGGCGACAGCCACACCCGTTTCCCCATCGGTATTTCCTTCCCCGCAGGTTCCGGATTGGTGGCTTTCGCAGCAGCCACCGGCGTGATGCCGCTCGATATGCCAGAGTCCGTATTGGTACGCTTCAGCGGCAGGCTGCAACCCGGCGTAACCCTGCGCGACTTGGTGAACGCCATTCCGCTTTACGCGATTAAACAAGGCTTGCTCACTGTTGCAAAAGCCGGTAAGAAAAACATCTTCTCCGGCCGTATCCTTGAAATCGAAGGCCTGCCTGATTTGAAAGTGGAACAAGCTTTTGAATTGACCGACGCATCCGCCGAACGCTCCGCCGCCGGCTGTACCGTGAAGCTTAATAAAGAGCCGATTATCGAGTACATGAAATCCAACGTAGTGCTGATGAAAAACATGATTGCCAACGGCTATCAAGACTCCCGTACTTTGGAACGCCGCATCAAAGCCATGGAAAAATGGCTGGCAAATCCGGAGCTGCTCGAAGCGGATAAAGACGCCGAATACGCCGCCGTGATTGAAATCAACATGGACGACATCAAAGAGCCGATTATTGCCTGCCCGAATGACCCCGACGACGTATGCTTCATGTCCGAACGCTCCGGCACCAAAATCGACGAAGTGTTCATCGGTTCGTGCATGACCAACATCGGCCACTTCCGCGCCGCTTCCAAACTCTTGGAAGACAACAGCGACATCCCTGTACGCCTGTGGGTTGCGCCTCCAACAAAAATGGACGCGAAAGAGTTGTCCGACGAAGGCCACTACGGCGTATTTGGCCGTGCAGGCGCACGTATGGAAATGCCGGGCTGTTCATTGTGTATGGGTAACCAAGCACGAGTACACGAAGGCGCAACCGTCATGTCCACTTCGACTCGTAACTTCCCGAACCGCTTGGGTAAAAACACCTTCGTTTACCTCGGCTCAGCAGAGTTGGCGGCGATTTGCTCCAAACTGGGCAAAATCCCGACCGTTGAAGAATATCGCGCCAATATCGACATCATTAACGAGCAAGGTGAAAAAATTTACCGCTACATGAACTTCAACGAAATCGACAGCTACAACGAAGTAGCCGAGACCGTGAATGTTTAA
- a CDS encoding chorismate mutase, producing the protein MIIVMGKNASQESVEGVIGFIRNKGLKEHVSRGEERTIIGAVGDERVFRPNELERLPDVERVVRVLNDWKIISREADEEDGRIVIRGVIFGGVKRLDITADTDRAEEADAVFVDPFYLPARPYEKVDEQRENLRVRAIVREISDLQKTGKPVIVRIRDVRQIDEALSAGADILYLGGSMMTNRTLLDEVGRLNTPVVLCKDKHHRVDDWLVAAEHIALRGNSHIMLGEAGTLSFEPEHAYRLDVDAIVRVRKVCRLPVIANITRLWHNDMPQEILYRLAAAAGVNGIISG; encoded by the coding sequence ATGATTATTGTGATGGGTAAGAATGCTTCTCAGGAGTCGGTAGAGGGAGTAATCGGTTTTATCCGTAATAAGGGCTTGAAAGAGCATGTCTCTCGGGGGGAAGAGCGGACGATTATCGGTGCGGTTGGTGATGAGCGGGTGTTCCGTCCGAATGAATTGGAACGTTTGCCCGATGTGGAACGCGTCGTCCGGGTATTGAACGACTGGAAAATTATCAGCCGAGAGGCAGACGAAGAAGACGGCAGGATTGTTATACGGGGTGTGATATTCGGCGGAGTGAAGCGGTTGGATATTACTGCCGATACGGATAGGGCGGAAGAGGCGGATGCAGTATTTGTCGATCCGTTTTACCTTCCTGCACGCCCTTATGAAAAAGTGGACGAGCAGCGTGAAAACTTACGGGTTCGGGCGATTGTTCGGGAAATTTCTGATTTGCAGAAAACAGGCAAGCCCGTCATTGTCCGCATCCGTGATGTTCGCCAGATAGATGAGGCCTTGTCTGCCGGTGCGGATATTTTGTATTTGGGCGGCAGTATGATGACCAATCGGACGCTTTTGGATGAGGTAGGTCGTCTGAATACGCCGGTAGTGTTGTGTAAAGACAAGCATCATCGTGTTGATGATTGGTTGGTGGCGGCAGAACATATCGCTTTGCGCGGCAACAGCCACATTATGCTCGGTGAAGCCGGGACGCTCAGTTTTGAGCCGGAACATGCCTACCGTTTGGATGTCGATGCCATCGTTCGGGTCAGGAAAGTGTGTCGTCTTCCGGTTATCGCCAATATTACCCGTCTGTGGCACAACGATATGCCTCAGGAAATATTGTATCGTTTGGCAGCGGCAGCAGGTGTGAACGGGATTATCAGCGGGTAG